The Anastrepha ludens isolate Willacy chromosome 2, idAnaLude1.1, whole genome shotgun sequence DNA window CGCcacaattcaaaataaaactatttagaatCTATGAaccaaaatacatataaatatttcgatGGGCTGGCAAGATCTTTTGGTTCATATTCTCCGGGAACATAATGGCTTTATTCAAGTTTGGCCGAGAATATTTCTGTTTCTATATTCAGAGTAGTTGCCTTTTCAAGAGAAACGCAGTCAAACTTATATGAGCAGCATACAAGGGTCGTgctggaatttatttttgaagtaataATTATTCTCAATATCGACATTGAGTCTTCATTGATTATACTACGATGAAGTCTTccgatttttaatttacttaaaaatgaaaaaaaaataaacaaaattaagcagTTTTCAGTTgcgttaacaaaaaatattagtgGCAGGTATATTCCTAAATTGCAACCTCAGCAGCTCCTCTAaagatttctttatttatttatggtttACAATAAGACAAAAAATAACTTCTTGTTGTATTTCTTCCAAAAGTTTTTAATGAAagctttcttctttttaaattaaatttgaatttaattgatttttttagatGAACTCAAAGTGAGTGAAAAatgcacataaaatatttacacttcttataatttttattcaaatgaatttcaaatttcaattcgcactgatttaacaaaaaaacaaaaaataacgaaaaaataattgaactaATACTCAAAATATGAGAAAATTCGCGTGTTGTTGCAAAATGCGTGTACGACTCGTTtcggtatatttatttatttatttgtgtattttcaTTCACTCAACtgaaaagaataacaaaagcaaacaaataaatgacaATTGTGTGAGTAAAGTAACAGCAAATTGGCGGCAGAGGCAGCAGGCGAGGGTAACAGGAAAGAGACGAAGCGGGTGGGTTCGCAATATCAATGTCAAGGTGAATTGGGCCGACAACAGCCGGAGCAGCGCAAAACACAATTTCTATAAGTGATGGATACAGTTGAAAAGAGGTTGCAAAATAAACGAGGGgagaatatttcatttttctaataaactttttataatCAGGTTTAGTTTAATTGTGCAGGTGTTTTCAATTTAAACAGACGAAGAAAGGTTGTTAAGGTAGCAGTAATCATGTTCAAGTTAACGTTAAAAATTTACCGGAAGCCCTAAGAAACATGGCTTTTCAACAGGGACGAGCCAAAAGTGAACGGCTGTTACATGAGTTTGTTCGAAGGAGatgcaggttaggttaggtttttgtgaCAGACGGTTTAGAATatccaactcacttagaccatgtAGGTCAGTTGAggtaccactgtgtaacacTCGAATCTCAGTGTTTATTCATCATGGCACCATTTAgacgctcttatgaagcgtagcataggttttatcccaacaccggatagttccgtaagagtAGTAGTTAAAAAGAGTGTTTTCCCAACAAccttgctctactcctagctaaggccGGACAACTATTATAGATAGATAGGTTTTTTATAAGGTTTGCACTTCAACCTCATGGTCTTTGTGacttctactcatcacagtatctCATCCAGAcacagttcccttattaaacgcAGGATACAGCAGGGTTGTACTAAGCGTaggtgcctttcttctggctgtagTTGGtcaagatgtctcaaccttctccgcgctatagcgctgcattccaggAGAAAGTGCATTGGAGTCTCGTGGGAGtagtcgcagaaacgacaagagtcagtAGACCAATTCACGATCATGTGCAAATGACTACGCAGTCGGCAGTGGCTGAAtaattacagaggaagtgttctactgtttctcCTCCTCTCCTTCGggtctacaacttctgcagtgtTCATGAGAAAACACTCTTAGCCCagaagagtgcctacctaacagccaatgaccggtaacaCAAGCCACGACATTCGATATGTCCTCTGTTGAGATATTGAGCGATTCCCCTGATCTACTTTAACTATTTGCGGCTAAATTAGCCTCgttgtaacacaagtatttCCTTTTCTTCATGATCTATTGGCCTCCGGGAGAGTATTATCTTTTATCCTTAATTTGTAAGTTGACATGGGGGTTCCAATATTGCATCTGTTTTCAAGCAGTAgaagattagtaccctttctggcaagctcattgGCCTGGcagtttccttcaatatttcTATGCCTCGGAATCTATATAAGACTGACCTTGAGGAtggtgctaatatcatttagagctgccaggTATTCCTGACAAACCTTTGAGATCTTAGTATAACAGCTGGCATTGATTttatggccgcctggctatccgagcaGTTATTTATCGTAGTTTTTGTTATGGTGTATGTATTAAGGTATACAGTTACCTCTTTTATGGGCAAGACTTCTGCTTGGTAGACGCGAGGGAGCATGTAAAGAGGTAgttaatttttgtggaattatttGGGTAGTCAACCTCAGCGCCAATGGGGGCCAGCAATTTGTGTAGCCTCCTATTGACACAATATCATTAATCTCACTTCCCTAAAAACACAATATACACTGCTGGATTAAATAGCCTCTATTGAAAGCCAGTTATTATGCATAACCCGATGTGAAAGAGTTAGTTGTGAGCAGGAGAACTCGAGTAGAGAAATtgcaattaaaatactttccacAATTCAACCATTATCGGTGAACATCTTTTATAGGGTAGTAAGAATCATGGTTCGGCAACCGTCGTAGATGAATTGCTTGGTGCAGAACTACCAAAAAATCTTAAATCTCCGTGCATTAAACACGAAAatgaagaacaagttttttctaatagcggtcgcccctcggcaggcaatagcgaaatttccgagtgtatttaaaaaagcttctcacaaaaaaatattttccgttcGGGAtcagcttgaaattgtaggcccctccaatatggaggaacaacatcaagacccatTCCACAAAGagaagaaggagctcggccaaacacctaacagaagtgtatgcgccaatttcttttttttacaaattgtgGCACAATTAAACCTGGGATTAGGTCCACATTACTGCCATAGATTACCGCACTTCAGTAATACAGCCGAGATGGTTGTGAGTATCCCCGAAATGGAACTCAAAATGATAGATTTAATACGGTGGCTACCGTAGCCGAACGAGGTTGTGCTTTACTACCAGTTATACAGTTATTCAGTAGATAGAAAAGttatttataataacaaacattATCGCAcaatttcatcaattttttatatacacttCTATTTTCATGgttgttaaacattttatgaaaatagaaaaacacaaTCTGTCAAAGTAACGAGTTCAGTTGCAGTCAaatcaagtaaaaataaacagtaATTAGGCTATACAGGGTTGGCGCACAGACGCATCGTTTTCTTCAACTCAATACGAATTTAAGTCTATAAACTTTGGATTAGCAGCCCTTATGTCACGCACAAGCACAGTCAAGTGTTGTCTAATCTATACTAACTACTTCCGCATAAGAGGAAATAGCAAAACCATAACAAATTTATTACTTTCGTATATAAAAGAGTTTAGTTAGTAAAACTGTCTAACTGACCTTTAGGCTTTTGTAGAGATCGGCTACagcaatatatatgtaaatactacTATGTACATGATGTTGCGATTGCTTTAACCAGCGTGTGAAAAACCAGCGAGTAACAACAAAAGCATCACATACTCCGAACAATACCAACAACATCGGACGTGTGAAGTAGTGAAAGAATGTAAGTGTAGAAGGAAAGGCGAATGAACTTGTCCTAAAATCATACACGAGAATTTTTTGGAAgtcgaaaatataaaacaacaacaatagaatCAGGAATTGTTGACTAACTATGCACATACAAACAAGTACTCGAATGAATAAATTTCATGAGATTTATTTAAGGCACAAATGCAGAAATATGTATCAGATAAGTAGCGTGACATGAAAAACTAGACAATGTATGATAGTAAAAGTGAATTGTTGATCGAAGATATTTAATACGCCCACGTGCTGTagctataaatatttgtgtgtttGTGAGAACATCTGGATAACGAGTGCCAAAACAACGAAAAGTGTATTGTTTGGATCGACAGTACGGGCAGATCTAACCAAACTTCAGCGCATGGCACAGGGGCGATGTGCACCTGTCCAACAGCTTCATGGGAGATGATACTCGAGCTACGCTTCATATAGTTTTTCAGCAGACATCCAAACGTTTCCAATTTAATGTGACCAGGGAAGGTTTAGGAAAAGGTAAAGTGATCTCAAAGTCTGTCAGTCAATGTCGACCTCGCTATTAGTAGGTCTAGATCCATTTATTCCCTTAGCACAACTACCATCAAGAAAGAGCGAAGAGCTAAGTTTAAGAGATATAAGATGGCAACAAACAGTGGAGCTACGCCAGACCAAGTCCTTATTGGGAGGATACAATTAGAAGTGATTAATTCATCTCATGAACGTCCCTAAGGAAAAACTGAGAGTGCTCACTGCCATTCTCACAAGCAACTGCAGATTACACAGCCATCTGCCTAGGGCCGAGACGGACTAATGCCATTTTTGAGAAGAATCCCTAAAACCTCCACGACACGTTCTCGAATCTGATGCAATAGCGAAAAGAGAGAATAGACACCTAGCCATGGCACGGCCAGAAAAAAGGCGGATACACTCTGGCCAACTCAGCTTCATCTTAAGTTTTAAACACACCATAACGCAAGATGTCGTCTCATTGAGGATGGCATTCAAGGGATCCGAAACGGAGCGGTTTACACCCAGCCAACAATCGTCATAATGCTTAATTCTattacaacagcagcaacagtcaTATCACAcactatttttccttaaatctcAAGGCCTCAAGTTCCTCttcattttctcttttttttcacCCCATCTATAAGGCTTCAGTCTTATGGCCAATTCCTACTTATTCACAATCGACCCCAACATTTGAAGGCACCTCGCATGACATTAATTACTTCTTCAGATGCCGAATTAAACGTACTCTTTATTACCCGTTCCCCATTGGTCTCACCTCGTCGACAACCTCTTTTCTGAGAATAGACCGCATTAGCGATGATGACGACCGCTACTTTCACTGATCTAAGCAGTGGATTCACGCCTAAACATACAGGTAAATCGCGATTGTGGTGAATAATTGACAAGGACACTATACAGTCCTCTCCAATTCATTGTTGGGGGGCGTCCAATATCAGTAAATAAACCCCTGTTATTATGAAATACGATACGATGCCGGACTAATGGAAATTATGATTATTATGGGCTTGCTCAAGCTATTTCTTGATGCCTATTTCCCGATGTAACCAGACCCGTTATATCAACTGGGTGAGTACGACAATTCTATCTCACATCCCTAACTGTTTACTAGAACGCCGGCTGGACGTTCACttctttcaaaatatcataTCTACCTGGCAACTACTGAAATCTGCTGAATTATCGCTGAGTGGTCCCAATTTATGAGAGCTGAAGTATACCTAGCTTCCAGGCAGGGAGAGCTGTGAGGGTTGCCTAAAAACGCTTATCATAAAGGCGGATCAGTAAAATTTACTTGCTTTtacttaatatgtatgtatattagtctCTATCGCAGAAAAAGTGTTCAGTAGGAACCTTCCATGACATAGAGGGTGCAAGCATTAAATTCCTGCATAAGCCATATCAGGTTTAACTATCAAATGTTTATTCGTAGCAGAATAGAGCGGCGCTTCTCCAACGGCAGGTGAGTAATGGCACTAAGAAAGGTAATGAGACCAAACTGCGGAGAAGAGGAAGTCAAGTGATTACTTTCGCGGGAAAAATTTCCAGGTGCTCTGTACGAATTGATGAATAACTAAACATGGTTGACAAGTTGGCCACAGATGGCGGCCTATCTGTGCAACAAGAATAATAGTTTACCAGGTTTACTATtaagctatggtgaaaaagaaaattatgatggtaacttcggctgccacgtcacggggtattcggcagccgaattctgtacgatcatttcacatgtagaTATTCACACATTCGTATAACCAGTCGTTGTTCATACGACgacgaagtaaaaataaacgaatagtatgttaattttttttcttacataacCAATACAATTTCAAACCGCTGTCATGAGCTCGGTTTCCTCAGCCAATCAgccgattctttcaaattcgctgagccgGTTAACGGCCTTATGGCTCCACTTTCTGAATCATGTCTTTGAACCCTCTATAGACAGAGCAGACTCAGTTACAATGTACCAAGGGTTTAACACCCGTCAAGACAGTGCCTCGATGGTGCTTTCTGACAGCGTAAAGTAACTGGGTCTAATCTTCGCTACAGGATAAACGTGGGCGAGGAGGAGAAGATTAATATTTTCAAcgattggaaaaataaaatctgCCGTTTAGGATAATCTGTTGACAATATAATACTATTATAAGAGTAACTTTGTTATACGTCTCGTCTTATAGAATACGCGGCTAGTTAAGCTCCTGGTGAGAGTCCTCATTCGAATCTGATGGCAATGCTAAATGGGATTCTCATAGATATCGCAGGCAAAATTGTTAATGCGCGCGTGTCAGACTGGAAATCACCGGCTATAAACTTAACTTAAGCTACAGACATTCCAGGATTGTTAGAACTTTTGAATTCATTACCATGATTATTGAATGCGCAGCTATGCTGGGTCCACTCTCTCTCAAAAGAGGAATGAGCGGGAAATTGTATTTGGAGAAATGCTTCCCATCCAACTCAACACTGTAGAGTGCACGTAGCAGAGGTATATGCTATCAAAGAAGTAGTTGATTATCCCTTCACTCGTGTAACAGCGATGAAGAAATTAAACATTTGTTCCTACAGTCAAGCGCCTCGGCGATGCTACGCTCGAATGTTTGACTTCCTTTTCGACCGCATTCGGCCATCTTGATGTCAAGTTCATGCAGGCAGGCCCGTCGAGagggggggatcgggtactttttcccccgggcccggagttttcagaggggcccggactcgagattatacgtatttatatgaattagacatcatttgaaagggtccgcatttgcaattttcccccggggcccggatatgctctctacggccctgcatGCAGGTATCTGATCACAGGGATATTACAGGATATTGCTGGGCTTATAGTTAGATAGATGGCGACCCTACCGATTCGAAgagggctggacaattacacAAACTTGGAATGTCGACAAATTCTTCTTGACCCGAGGGGATCGGAGACGCTCGAGGGActtcctaaggctaacaaagtctCAACTAACAAAACCAACAAACCTTGTTCTTTCGGCATTCATTGGGACTTGTCATTACTTCGAAtgcttttgcgccacctgtctGAAAGATGAGGTATAATCatttcaacaccttcttctcagctgacCTGCTTTCGCGAAAGTAAGATTTAGGCACCTTATCTCTCACTGTCGCGGAAACGGGGAATTGCGATATAACCCGCCtgctgaatttcatcagcagcacggAACGGTTAGACAACCTGTCATTATCACAATTTTCGGTTGTACGTTACTGGAAGACCCTTTATGACTGTcccttcagcagcattcacagGACATTTATAGAGagtatttacaattttaaaacaaGAATAATAACACCAAAAACTGCAACTGTAAATAGTCATCAATAAGCTATGCGCTCCTTACGAGTACCTATCCTCTCCTTCTTGTCTTTCTTTCCTCCTTCAATGCTACCAAAATGTAGGAATTTATAATTCTTAAACAAGTGATACCTCATATCTGAGCAACCATCTAAACTAAACTAATCTTCGCAACATAATcgagaaaataaatacaagtatTTCCTCAAACATTTATGGGGAAATAAAATGCCTTCATATAAAACCTCTAAATATTGGCGCATCGTATtgtaaattgtaataatttaatgtaataataaagatgaataaaacaaaatataaagaatttttatacGGCGATATACTTTTTTCCCCTGTCATGGAAGTTCAAAAAGTTCGCAAAGGTCGAGttatcaatcttttttttttttggatatatATTGAAAACCTGTATAGTGTGTTTCATATCAGTCGAAATACCAGGATTGCAGCAATGGAAACAAATTCAGCAGCATCACTGTTTTTAGCAAGGGATGAGGAGGCGACAACAACGGGTATCATGTTGCAATAGTAACACCAAAACACAAATTCATGTACACACAAATTTGTGGGTGGTGAATGGAATGTGGGCGCAGAAATTGAGGAATTTAGGTCATAAATCTGGGCTGCTCGTGGAATCTGACAGGGTGTACGAGCATGCATGCGTAAGGATATGTATGTGCGAAAGTATCTGTAGGTGTGCATGCAGACATTTCAACCCAATATACATAGCAAATGATAAACCTAGTTAAAACTAGCTTATATCACAGGGAAATGGGGCAACGCAACAACGAATTGGACACATTTTGATGTTGCTGTACCATTCAAATGCCCTCATTTCAAATCAGACAGAAAAAATCGTGAACtagttagaaaaaaaagaactaactaaagttaaaaaaaattatatgcatgAATTTACGGTGATTTCGGGTATGTAATATAAAATGCGGTTGTGAGAAAACAGAGTTTCGTTTTAAGAAAGTCAATTCAGTTTGGTTTAAAACACCCCTTGGACTTGAAAGCAAATAGCAGGTTCCTTCCACCTTATTGACTACTTGGAGCTTGTTTTGAGGCATATCACACAACACTACAtgcaatatatgtaaataatcaCAATTTGATATGCACAAAGCGTTTGTGTAATATTGGCTATGTTTAAACCGACTGATGGGGGTGGATTTAGGTGTTGAGGCTTGAGGGTGACACGCTTCGGCTGCTGTGCTCCAACTTAAAGAGGAcgtaaacacaaaaaatttaatgccgCGTCGGGGATGGCGACGTCGCATTGCTGTACGCATGGATAGGCTTTCCGCCAGTCAGCCGAAATgtaatatacatgcatatgtatgtatgcatatcctTAACGTGCCTGACTGGGTATACAAAATCagaagtatgtacatatttgactGGAAACGCTtccttttggaaatttttttagttatcgatttttcttaatgtaaagacagaaaaaaatataaaattactttataatttttcaacacCGTAGGTTTTTGCGCGATTTACACCTGTATTCAGTAGTTTAAATTCTCTGATAGCAAGCGAACACGTTTCTATTTAGGCCAGCCAAGCTATGTACCGGCCACAGCAAATGGTTAACGTGACTAGCGAGCGACCTGTGTCCAGCGGAGCACCAATATGTAAACTCGTTTGCACTCGCGCCCTCTTTTTCACCGCTACTTACTGATTGTGCTGGGCGGTCACAAAGAATTCGCGaaatatttgacaaattttttactaaattcacattatttctttttttcatcaCAACtcaaagtatatttatattatctttTACAAAGCTGCGCCCTTTAACTAACGAGAATCCGCAGCAAAATTTTCTATTCCATCTGACGGGTATTATTGATTTTCTTCTGCTCACTGCACTTGGTTAAGTTTCTGTTGTAATTTACTCAGCGTATacattgaaaaattatatcaattTTGTGTGTCATAATCACATCAACTATTGTTAATATGACAACATATTTATTTAGagtcaaaattaaacaaatattttaacttttgcCTTTGCAGCAAATTTTTCATTGAATAAATATCCATCAGAAAGAAACTAATTTAATTGCATTACGAACGAGTACCACAAAACGAATGCAAAAAGCAATAGCAACTAAAAGtgctcacaaaaacaaaaactacattAGCAACACTGTATTTACTCGCACTCAGCACTCACTTTGTTTCCTTCTCTGCATTTATGCTTTCGTCTTTTGGCTTTTCCCACTGCATGAAATCCACCTTGTATATTCTTCCACCCATACAAATTCCGATTACTCTAACAGAGCAAGCGGGATGGCAAAAATGTTCGATTAGCCACACGGCCTTTCCCACCAAAAATTTTACACGCTTCAACACTGAACACACCTCATGAGCAGATATGTCGGAtatgtaaaatattgaaaacgtaTTTAAGGTATTAGAAATGCTAAACTTTCCACGAATTTCATATACATTTCGCAGCACAGTACTAAAATTATGCGCGGAAATGTTTTTCATACACTTTAAAAGCAGTTTTTGTGCCAAACTTATTGTTTTTCCGCAGTCGCTACATCATAGCACCCACTAACATCAAAGAGAACAAGAAAACTGTTAAGGTGCTGCCACGCTTTTTATCGCCATTTGAGAGAACAGTAGGCTTTCGGGTCTTTTTCTTACGCCTTCTTTTCAGGTTGATGGCAACGCGATGATTTTTCGTTTTCACATTCCATCCGTGGCCGGTGTTTGCTcatcattgaataaattttcattgactaataatttgtgaaaattgaattttgcgATAAAAGATCATAAAATACAAACGGATTCTAAATCTTGAATACGGCACTTTCTAGTTGGAATAGATTTTCTCCCTTGAAAGGCTATTTAATAGGTGGGAATTGACTCCGTTTCAGAGCTTTACATCTTCGCCAACAACAGTAATAGCCCCGTCAGCAGGGTTGCGAAAAAtcaattgaaagtgaaaatctATTTGCTCATTCCTATTGGAGTTCGGTGAATTTTTCGAGATGTCATCAACTGGTGATTGTTTTGTGGTGCAAGCCCCAAATACTGGCGAAAATACAATCATCTTCGGACGCAACTCGATAGACGCGGATGCTGTAACGGAAGCACAAGAGGTTCATTATTTCGATGCCAGCACTGCGCTGGAGGGGAAGGTAAGTAGACATTGTACTTGAAATTTGATTGTCTGAAGATAGAGAAGATGAGTAATCTATGGTAAATTTGATCACTGGCTTATGACGtggcattttcattttttcttcacatCCTTGAATTTACTTAGCCCGATGGTGGCGCAGATGTGGTTAAAGCAAATGGAGAAATTTTGCGTGTGATATTGCAAAAAAGTCGTGCTGGTGCTTGGGGCGGTGACGTGGGTGCCAACGACCATAACGTATGTGTGGCCGTGTCTTGGGCTGCGCAGGAGCCAGCTAGTGATAGCGATTCGCTTAGTTCGACTGATATAGTGCGGTGAGTTTTGTTGCAATTAgctttcattagtttgtaaaaTGAAATTCCTGAGATACctagtgtacatatgtactattGTTTCTCTTTAATGCTATGCAGTTTAACTTTGGCTATCGCCAACAGTGCTGTTGACGCCGTGGAACGCATTGGCATTTTGGTATCTAACCATGGCGTAGACGAtgcaaaatttagttttattgtcTGTGATCCCCGCGAGGTATGGCTGGTTAGCAGCGGCGGTAAGTTGTGGGCTGCGCAACATGTAACCGATGGACTGCTGCGCATAACTAGTAATGGACTCGGAGTAAATACTACAATCGATAAATCAAGTGACGCGTTAG harbors:
- the LOC128871630 gene encoding secernin-1, whose amino-acid sequence is MSSTGDCFVVQAPNTGENTIIFGRNSIDADAVTEAQEVHYFDASTALEGKPDGGADVVKANGEILRVILQKSRAGAWGGDVGANDHNVCVAVSWAAQEPASDSDSLSSTDIVRLTLAIANSAVDAVERIGILVSNHGVDDAKFSFIVCDPREVWLVSSGGKLWAAQHVTDGLLRITSNGLGVNTTIDKSSDALGEKLKAQGFWDGEGDVNFAKCFDASDATVAEWSGDTPNGDGSYTLTSMFDTLRSAADGATARSATVSVLTTGISCHWFTATPNASESVFKPFVFAPNPKISPLTKVPLDNTLTLLHKLHAQRKPAAVEDLKALETACVEELNSYLAEHPTADEELDELMKDCVEAEVKFYR